The Planctomycetota bacterium genomic sequence CGACCGCGTAGGGGACGCGGTGAACCTGGTGCTCGACGGCAAGCTCACGCCGCTGCCGGCGGCGCTGGTAACGCGCTATGGCGAGATTCCGCTGCCATTCGACACGCTCCCCACGCGCGAGGAACTGGAGGCCCAAGCCGCCTCGACGGACAAGTTCGTGGCGCAGCGCGGGCAGATTCTGTTGCGCCGGTTGAACAGCGAAGGGAGCCTGGCCTCGACGTATCCCTATCCCGTGCAAGTCTGGCGGCTGGGGCCCGAGCTGCGCTGGGTGATCCTCGGTGGCGAGGTGGTGGTCGACTACTCGTTGCGGCTTGGCAAAGAGCTTGGCCCGGGGCCGGTGTGGGTGGCGGGCTATTCGAACGACGTGATGAGTTACATCCCGTCGAAGCGTGTTTGGCAGGAGGATCGCACACCTCCGCGAGCGCCGGCCCGCGGCGAGGGAACACCGATGTGGCAGGTGCTAACCCGCGGCGGGTACGAAGGGGCGCGGTCGATGACCTACTACGGGCTGCCGACGACCTGGGCAGCCGAGGCCGAGGAAATGATCGTGGCCAAGGTCCATGAATTGGCGCGGTAGTTATCACAGACGAGGAACAACGATGTCGAACGCAATTGAACGTCAATCGAGCGTAACGCGGCGTGAACTTTTGACCGTCGCCGCGGGTGCATTGGCCGCCACGGCGCTGGCCGGTGTGCGGTCGCAGGCCGCCGAGGACAACCGGCCGTTGATCATCGACACGCATGTCCACCTGTGGGATCTGAAGAAGTTCACGCTCCCTTGGCTTGAGATGGCGCCCGAGTTGTTCCGTCGCGACTACTTGCTGGCCGACTATCAGCAAGCCATCGCCGGCTTTAACGTCCGGTCGATGTACATGGAAGTCGACGTCACGCCGGAACAGCACGAAAAAGAGGCGCAGTTCGCTTCGGCCCTCGACAACCAGTCAGGCTCGCCATTCATCGGCGCCGTGGTTGGCGGCCGGCCGGGCGGCGCTGGCTTTGGCGATTACGTGGCGACGCTCAAGAAGTTGCCCAGGGTTTCCGGCGTGCGCCAGGTGCTGCACGCGCCGACCACGCCGCAGGGGTTCTGCCTGAAGTCGGACTTTGTCCGTGGCGTGCAACTGTTAGGGAAGCACGGCCTGACGTTCGATATGTGCATGCGGCCGACCGATATCAGCGACTGTGTGGCGCTGGCGGAACAATGCCCCGATACGCAGTTGGTGCTCGATCACTGTGGCAACGGCGACCCCAAGGCGTTTCGCAAAGTGAGCGACGCCGACAAGCCAGCCGCTCACGACGCCAGCCAGTGGCGTCGCGACATCGAGAAGCTGGCCCAGCGCAAGAACGTCGCCTGCAAGATCTCGGGCGCGATGTTCCATGCTCCCAAGGGGTGGACCACGGCCGACATGGCGCCGGTGGTAAACCATTGCCTCGATTCATTCGGCATGGATCGGGTGGTGTTCGGGGCCGACTGGCCGGTCTGCCTGGTTGGCGGGACGTTTGCCCGTTGGGTCGGCGTGGTGGCCGAACTGATTGCCTCGCGTTCTGCAGCCGATCGACAGAAGCTGTGGAGCGAAAACGCCCAGCGCGTGTACGGCCTCAGTCGATCTTAGTCGTCGAACAGCGATTCTAGATCACGCGCCGCGTGCAAAACGCGCATCACTTCAATGGTAGAGCCCTGGCTGACGAAGAAGATGATCAATCGCGGGAATCCGCGAACTTGCCAAATCCGGTATTCAGAAGGCGCTTGTCGATGCCCCTGCCAAACCTGGCCCAGAGTTGGATTCTCACTCAGAAACTGTGCGCTTTCGCGCACTGCATTCATAAAGCGTGCGGCAAGGCCCGGGCTTTGCTCTTCGTAGTACCGGCAGATTTCGTCCAAATCGAGCCATGCTCGCGGGCGAAACTTTGGCCGAAACGTCATGAAACGTCTCGATAGCGCTGGGCAATTCGTTCGTCCGATCTCCGACGCAATTCCTGCCAGTCTTCGTCAGTCATTTCCTTAGCAGGTTCCGTCAGCGCTTCGGCCAACAGAGAGTCGACTTTATCAATTGCCTTCTCGCGGCGCGCGCGCCGCAGTAACTCGCCGACATATTCGCTCGCGCTTCCGTAACCACCGGCAGCGACTTCAGCGTCGACGAACTCGCGAAGGAATCCGGGCAGGGATACGTTCAATGCATCCTGATCCATGGGGAAGGGCCTCGCGTTTGAAGGTCTAGGCTACTTCAATTCTGTCATCGGCCAATGGTAATGGCAATTGAAGCCACTGCTTGCCTCTGATACCTCGATTGGTACTGCCAAAATGGCAACGACCATCATTCTGCTTAAAATCGTCGATTCTTCACTCCAGAATTGCATTTCGTCGTAAGTGATTAAGTATAGACAGGTTGTGTCTTGTGTCGTCCTAACCGGCACGCCGGTTGCTTTATGTGGCGGCACACCGTGCTGCGCTGCCGTTGTTGGCAGTCGACGGTCAAAACCGCTTGACCCAAGGGAACGACCTTCCACTGGCCTGCGGCAGAAAAAGCAACCAGACAAAAACTGTCCGCGTCGGTCGTTTGGTCCCCGGTGGGGGCCGCCCGACGCTTCCCGTCCAACGCGTAACCTAAAGCTCGCAACAGGAGGAAACCGCTGTGGCAAAACAGATGGTGTTTAGTGACGACGCTCGCCAGCCGCTCTTGGCTGGTGCGTCGAAGTTGGCCAAGGCCGTTCGCAGCACCCTCGGCCCCCGTGGCCGTAACGCCGTGCTCGACAAGGGCTGGGGCTCGCCCAAGGTGACCAAGGACGGCGTGACCGTGGCCGAGGACATCGAACTGGACGACCCGTACGAAAACCTGGGCGCTCAGCTCATCAAGGAAGCGGCCAGCAAGACCAACGACGTCGCCGGCGACGGCACCACCACCGCCACCGTGTTGGCCGAAGCGATCTTTCGCGAAGGCTTGAAGATGATCGCCGCTGGGGCCGATCCCATGGCGCTCAGCCGCGGCATCAACAAGGCCGTGGCCTCGGTGACTGAAGCGATTGCCAAGCTGGCGTCGCCGATCAACGAGAAGAGCAAGACTGAAATCAAGCAAATCGCCACCATCGCCGGCAATNNNNNNNNNNNNNNNNNNNNNNNNNNNNNNNNNNNNNNNNNNNNNNNNNNNNNNNNNNNNNNNNNNNNNNNNNNNNNNNNNNGGCATGCAGTTCGATCGCGGCTACCTCTCGCCGCACTTCGTCACCAACGCCGACCAGCAGACCGTTGAACTCGAAAGCTGCTACGTGCTGCTATACGAAGAAAAGATTTCCAGCGCCAAGGCGATGGTTCCGCTGCTCGAAGCGGTGAGCAAGGCGGGCAAGCCGTTGTTGATCGTCGCCGAGGACATCGAAGGCGAAGCCCTGGCCACGCTGGTCGTGAACAAGATGCGCGGCATCTTGAACATCGCCGCGGTCAAGGCGCCAGGCTACGGCGATCGCCGCAAGGCAATGTTGGGCGATCTGGCGGCGCTGACCGGCGGCACGGCGATCTTCAAGGACTTGGGCATTCAGCTTGAGGCCGTGAAGCTCACCGACCTGGGCCGCGCCAAGAAGATTCACATCACCGGCGAAAACACCACCCTGGTCGGTGGCGCCGGCAAGAAGGAAGCCATCGAAGGCCGCGTCGACCAGATTCGCCGTGAAATCACGGTGACCGACAGCGAATACGATCGCGAGAAGCTGCAAGAGCGGTTGGCCAAGCTGGCCGGCGGCGTGGCCCAGATCAACTGTGGCGCGGCGACCGAAAGCGAGATGAAGGAACGCAAGTACCTGTTGGAAGATGCCAAGTGCGCCACGCAAGCGGCCCTAGAAGAAGGCATTGTCCCTGGCGGCGGCGTGGCCTTGCTCCGCTGTGAAAAAGCGGTTGACAAGCTCGAAGTTTCGGGTGACGAAGCCCTGGGGGCCAAGATCATCCGCAACGTGCTCGACATTCCGTTGCGTTCCATCGCCGAGAACGCCGGCGTCGACGGCGCCGTGGTCGTCAACCGCGTGCGTCAGTTGAAGGGGAAGAACGACGGCTTCGATGCCGACAAGGACGAGTATTGCGACCTGGTGTCGCGCGGCGTCATTGACCCGGCCAAGGTTGTCCGCATCGCCCTGCAGAACGCGGCCAGCGTCGCGGCTCTGCTGCTCACCACCGAATCGCTGATCACCGAGATTCCCAAGGAGGAAGAGGAAGGTGGCGATCACCACGGCGGCCATGATCACGGCATGGGTGGTGACATGGGCGGAATGGGCATGGGCGGAATGGGTGGCATGGGCGGCATGATGTAAGAGGAGTTGCGAGTTGCTGGTTACTAGTTGCTAGTGACCAGAAACTCAAAGCTTTTCGTCGTTCCAACCGCTTCAATCAAGAACACAACAACCAACACATAACGAAGGAATCTTAAAACATGGCCAAGTTGAATCTGCGTCCGCTGGATGATCGCGTCGTGGTCGAGCCGTTGGAAGCCGAAGAGATGACCGCCGGCGGCATCGTCCTGCCGGACACCGCCAAGGAAAAGCCGCAGCGCGGTACCGTGGTCTCGGTGGGCCCTGGCAAGCAATTGGACAACGGCCAGCGCGGCAAGCTGTCGGTCGTCATCGGCGACGAAGTGCTGTACGGCAAGTACACCGGCATGGAAATCGAAGTCGACGGCCGTGACCTGAAGATTCTGCGCGAGACCGACATCCTGGCCAAGGTGGTTTCCTAAGGCCCTCGCGACGCGGCGCCGGCCGGCAAAGAACGCCGCGGCGCATGTTTAACGATCAATCCAACACGCATTCAACATAGGAACCTGAAACCGTGGCAAAGCAATTGCTGTTCGAAGACCAGGCGCGTGCCAAGATGCTCAAGGGAGTTGAGAAGCTGGCCAGCGCGGTCGCCGTGACCATGGGCCCGACGGGCCGCAACGTGATCATCAACAAGTCGTTCGGCGGGCCGACCGTGACCAAGGACGGCGTCACCGTCAGCAAGGAAGTCGACCTGGAAGATCGCTTCGAGAACATGGGCGCCAAGCTCGTGAACGAAGTCGCTTCGAAGACTTCGGACATCGCCGGCGACGGCACCACCACGGCCACCGTGTTGGCCCGGGCCATCTTCAAGGAAGGCACCCGCAACATCGCCGCCGGTAGCAACCCGATGTCGGTTCGCCGCGGCATCGACAAAGCCGTGGCCGCCGCGATCGACCACCTGCGCTCGCTGGCCAAGCCGGTCAGCAGCAAGCAGGAAATCGCCCAGGTCGGTTCGATCAGCGCGAACAACGATCCGGAAATCGGCAACCTGCTGGCCGACGCCATGGAAAAGGTCGGCAAGGACGGCGTGATCACCGTCGAAGAAGGCAAGGGAACCAAGACCGAGGTCGAGTTCGTCGAAGGTATGCAGTTCGACAAGGGCTACATCTCGCCCTACTTTGTCAATCGCCCGGCCGAGATGGACAGCCAACTCGAAGACGCGTACATCCTGATCCACGAAAAGAAGATCAGCAATCTGCGCGACTTGGTGCCGCTGTTGGAAAAGGTGATCCAGGGTGGCAAGCCGTTGTTGATCATTGCCGAGGACGTCGAAGGCGACGCCCTGACGGCCTTGGTCGTGAACCGGCTGCGCGGCGTGTTGAACATCTGCGCCGTCAAGGCGCCCGGCTTTGGCGATCGTCGCAAGGCGATGCTCGGCGACATTGCCGTGCTGACCGGCGGCACCCTGATCAGCGAAGACTTGGGCCTGAAGCTCGAGAACCTGACGCTGCAGCACCTGGGCCGCGCCAAGCAGATCAACGTCGACAAGAACAACTGCACGATCGTCCAAGGGGGCGGCAAGCAGTCGGACCTGCAAGCTCGCATTCAGCAGATTCGCAATCAGCGCGAAGCGACCGAAAGCGAATACGATCGCGAGAAGTTCGACGAGCGGCTGGCCAAGTTGACCGGCGGCGTGGCCGTGATTTCGGTCGGCGCCAGCTCGGAAGCCGACATGAAGCAGACCAAGGCCCGCATCGAAGACGCGCTGCACGCCACTCGTGCCGCGGTCGAAGAGGGGATTCTGCCGGGTGGCGGCGTGGCGCTGTTGCGTTGTGCCGAAGCGGTCGAAAAGGCCCGCGCCTCGGCCAAGGGTGACGAGAAGATCGGCGTCAACATCGTGTTGCACTCGCTGTCGGCTCCGCTCAAGCAGATTGCCAACAACTGTGGCATTGACGGCTCGGTCGTGGCCGACGAAGTCAGCCAGAAGTCGGGCAACATGGGCTACGACGCCAACAAGGGCGAGTACGTCGACATGGTCAAGGCCGGCATCATCGACCCGTTGAAGGTGGTCCGCAGCGCCCTGAGCAACGCGGCCAGCATCTCGGCGTTGATGCTGACGACCGAGGCTTTGGTCACCAACTTGGACAAGGACGATAAGGCCAAGAACCGCGTCGAAGGAAGCGTCCGCTAAGCGCAGCGCGATGCTGCCGATGGAGCAACCTTGGCGGACAGGAAGTCTTGATTATTGATGTTAAACATGGCGGGCCATCTTCGCTTTCAGCGGTGAAGATGGCCCGTTTTTGTAGCGGCTTGTCAGTTGTCCGTGGTCAGTTGTTTGAGAAGCGATTAGCGGTTAGCGATTAGATTGCCGCGACGCGCGTACAATTCACGTAACAGTCGTAGGTCAGGCCTTGGCCTGACATGATTGTGGACACAATTCGTCAGGCCAAGGCCTGACCTACAAAACTAGCCCCTTCTTCATGGCCAAACGCGACTATTACGAAGTGCTCGGCGTTGTGCGCGAAGCGAGCGACGGCGACATCTCCGCCGCTTATCGCAAGCTGGCCATCAAGTACCATCCCGACAAGAATCCTGGCAACCAGGAAGCGGTGATCTACTTCAAGGAAGCCGCCGAAGCCTACGAAGTTCTCAGCGATCAGAACAAGCGGGCTCGCTACGACCGCTATGGCCACGCCGGCGTTGACGGCGCGGGCAGCAGTCCCCACTTCAACGACGTCAACGACATCTTCCAGGCCTTCGGCGACATCTTCGGCGACAGCGTCTTTGGCGATTTCTTTGGCGGCGGCCGAGGGCGCGGCGGGCGGCGCGTGGCCCGCGGCCAGGACGTGCAGTGCGAGACGACGCTCGATTTGCTCGACTCGGCCCGCGGCGTGACTAAGACCATCAAATACTCGCGTCACGTCCGCTGCACCGCGTGCGAGGGAACCGGCGCCAAGCCCGGCACCAAGCCCGACACTTGCCGTTACTGTGGCGGCCACGGTCAAGTGATTCAGTCGTCGGGCATCTTCCGCGTTCAAACCACGTGCCCGGCTTGTCGCGGCGCTGGCACGACCATCTCGACCCCTTGCGAGAACTGTCACGGCGAAGGTCAGACCGTCGAACGCGTGAAACGCGAAGTCAACATTCCGGCCGGCGTCGATGACCAGACCCGCCTGCGTGTCTCGGGCGAAGGGGACGCCAGCCCCAACGGTGGCCCGCCCGGCGACCTGTACTGCCTGATCCACGTGCAACAGCATCCGCTGTTCGAACGCGACGGCATGAACCTGATCTGCCGTTTGCCGCTCACTTATTCCCAGGCGGCGCTGGGCGCGACCCTGAAAGTGCCGACGCTCGAAGGGCCCGAGGACTTGAAGATTCCGGCCGGATCCCAGCCCGGCGACGTGTTGAAGCTGCGCGGGCGCGGCATGCCCGACCCGCGACGCCGCGGCACCGGCGATTTGCTGGTCGAGTTGCACCTGGAAGTCCCCCGCACCATGACCGCGCGGCAAGAAGAACTGTTGCGCGAGCTGGCCGAAGAAGAAAATGCCAACGTCCAGCCGCACCAGAAAAGCTTCCTGGAAACGCTGCGCGACTACTTCGTACCGACCGAGAAACCGCCCGAGCCGAAGAGCGAAGAGCCCAAGCCGCGTAAATCAAAAGACCGATAGTTCAAGAATACTTGCCACGGAGACACAGAGGCACGGAGGTTAGCACGGAGTAGCAAAGGGAAGGGATTGCGGTGATGAATGACCAATGCCCAAATCCCAATGACCAGTCAGACGCGGAGTCCCGTTTCCGACGCAATTATTGGACATTGGTACTTGGTCATTGAGATTTCTCACTCCCTCCTCTCCGTGCAAACCTCCGTGTCTCAGTGCCCCCGTGGCGAACGCATTTAGAAGTGTGAGAAAAGGCGAAAGATCATGAGCGATCAAGAACAAAAGCTGTCGTCCGACGACGAGGCCAACGGGGCCGAGAACTCGACTGCGGCGTTCGAGCAAGCGATGGAGCAGCTGCGCGGCGACCTGGACGACGCCAAGGAGCGCTTGCTGCGCGCCCAGGCCGAAGCCGAGAACACCCGCAAGCGACTGCGTCGCGAGTTGGACGACGAGCGGCGTTATGCCGCGTTGCCGATCTTGGGCGATTTGTTGCCGGTGGTCGACAACGTCGAGCGGACGGTCGAGGCGGCTGCCAAGGTGGCCGGGGCCGCGGCGGTGGTCGACGGCTTCAAGATGGTGGCTCAGCAGTTGAGCGACGTCCTCGCGCGGCATCACTGCCAGCGGATCGACGCTTTGCATCAGCCATTCGATCCGAACAAGCACGCTGCAATCGCCCAACAGCCGAGCGCCGAGTATCCGCCGAACACGGTGCTGCTGGTCGCGCAGCAGGGCTACCAGGTACACGAACGCGTGCTGCGCCCGGCGCAAGTAATCGTCAGCCGCGCACCGGACGCATAACGCCGTTTCAAGTGGCCGTCATTCCCGCGCAGGCGGGAATCTAGACGAAAGGTTTTGATAAGTCTGGCCAGGCCCGCACGTCGATAGTTCATCAAACATTTGTCGAAAAGCGCGCCCATCGACGCGGCCCCGAACCCACTTGTCGGCCCCGGTTTTCCTGATAAGTTGATTGTTCGGTTGCCGATAGAGTCTAATCGAATGCTCCCCTCGCCCCTCCGTGGGAGAGGGGTTGGGGGTGAGGGGGCTTGGCATTCGGCGCGGCTCGAAGGGATCGACGGCGGCCGCAGTGAGCGAATGTTCCGCGGCCCCCAACGTCCAAGACACTTTTGGCGGCGTAGCTCAGTTGGTTAGAGCACCGGCTTCATAAGCCGGGTGTCACTGGTTCAAGTCCAGTCGCCGCTATTTTTCATCAGCCCCGGCGTTTCGCCCCGGGGCTTTTTCATGCGCTAATTCCCAGCGTGGAAAACTATCTGAGCCGCTGCGAACCGCAACGCCGGGAGACACGCCGGCCTAGCTGTGGTGCTACGCTCGGCAATCACTGCGGCCGATCAGCACGGCATCAAGCGGGAGCCGAACGTCCGCTCATTCGATGACTACGACCAGGCGTTGAGCGATGACGAGCGCCGCGACCTGTTTGGCGACGATGACGGGCTGCCCTGGGAGCTGCGCCCGGTCCCGGGGGATTGGGGTTAACATTCGGCCTTTTCATCGTTGGCAAAAGGGATTGCAGGCTAGGCGTGGGATTGCGAAAATCCATTTGATAAAAGGGCTTATGCCAACTACGGACGAATTAAAACACGCCGATGAAAAAGCTTTCGAATGACCAGGCGACGATACTTCATGGCGATTGCCTTGAAGTGCTCGAAAGGGAAGTGAAAGACGAAAGCGTTTCCCTGGTCTTTGCCGACCCGCCCTACAACATCGGCAAGTCATTCGGCCAATTTCACGACAAATGGCCCTCCGACCGAGAGTATGCCGAGTGGTGCTTCCAGTGGTTGGCAATTTGCTTGAGAAAGCTCAAGGATGACGGAAGCCTCTACGTGATGTCGAGCACTCAGGCTATTCCGTATCTTGATCTCTGGCTGAGAGAAAGATGCAGCGTGCTGTCTAGAATTGCCTGGCATTACGACAGCTCGGGCGTCCAGGCGCGGAGATACTACGGTTCCTTGTATGAACCGATCTTGTTTTGTGTAAAGAACCCCAAAAGCTACACGTTCAATGCTGATGCAATTGAGGTCGAAGCCCGAACCGGCGCAGTTCGAAAGCTGATTGACTATCGCAAGGCAGCTCCGACTCCATACAAGACAACGAAAGTGCCTGGCAATGTTTGGTACTTCCCACGTGTTCGGTATCGCATGGAAGAATACGAGGAACATCCATCACAGAAGCCAGAGGCCCTTCTGGAGCGAATTATTCTGGCAAGTAGCAATCCTCGCGACCTAATTCTCGACCCTTTCTCGGGTACGTTTACCACCTGCGCTGTCGCCAAACGACTCGGCCGCCAAAGCATAGGCATCGAGCAAGAGCGACAATACTTCAAGATTGGCGTCCGCCGCTTAGGACTTGCTGAAGAAGTTGACGGCGAAAAACTGCAACCGCTCAGCAAAACTTACGTCCGAAAGAACCGCAAGCGTCGCGCGCTCTCACAGAATGGAATGTTATTCGATGACTAACTCTGTCCCTCGTCACGCATTTACGAATCAAATCGAGCAGATTCTCGAAAAGCACTTCGGCATTTTGGCTGCCGACGTTTTTACCGCGAGCCCTTTGCTAGGATATTTGAACCATAAAACCAGATCCGCAAGTCGCGGCTCGAAGTCACGTGGTGCGTTCGCAAATCACTACGCCCTTTACGTACTTACAGAAGACTATCTCGCGAACGGTTTTGGTCCTGGGGGCAAGCGACACGGGACGTACGACAAATATGGGGGAGCCAGGTTTAGCGACTTATTAAATCGACAGCGCGAGTTGCCATTCGGCAGTAAGCTACAAAACCACGCCTTGAATGGACGACTCAATGACGAGTTCAAAAAGTTTTATCCGTCGGTCGAAAAGGAACCGATTGTTCGCGACGTGGCCAAGCAAGGCTACTGGATTCAAGAAGACCTGCTCGTAGTCACGGTCCGAAATAGGGAAGGAAAAAGGCAAGATTTGAACATAGCTCCGTGCGTCATTGACATCATCGACGCTTACGTAGCTGCCAAGTGCGAAGCATTTGAGTCATTTATTGACTCTTGTGAAGAAATTTCCGCTCTACCAGAGACTGACGAAAAATCCGCAATTGCATTCATCGAAGCCCAACTAAAGCCTGAAATCGACGCTCGTGTCTTTGAAATCGTCAGCTTCTCAATACTTAAAGCGTTTTACGGTGATCAAAGAATCTATTGGGGATGGACACGTGATAATCTCAATGAAGACGCTCTTGTTCTCTTCAAAACGGGGCGGACGAACGCCAACGACGGCGGCATTGACTTTGTAATGCGGCCACTGGGCAGATTTTTTCAAGTCACCGAAACGATCGACGTCAATAAGTATTTTCTCGACATCGACAAAATCCAACGGTTCCCGCTGACGTTTGTCGTTAAGTCAACGGATGGGCCAGCCGCAATCCAATCCGCGATTGAGGACCAAGCGAAGTCGAAGTACAAAATAGTTGCCGTTGTGAAGAGCTACATGGATGCGATCGAAGAAATCATCAACATTCCACTGCTAGTCGAACGCCTTCAATCGGTAATCAAAGCTGGCAAGATTCGCCTTGCCATGG encodes the following:
- a CDS encoding amidohydrolase family protein, with amino-acid sequence MSNAIERQSSVTRRELLTVAAGALAATALAGVRSQAAEDNRPLIIDTHVHLWDLKKFTLPWLEMAPELFRRDYLLADYQQAIAGFNVRSMYMEVDVTPEQHEKEAQFASALDNQSGSPFIGAVVGGRPGGAGFGDYVATLKKLPRVSGVRQVLHAPTTPQGFCLKSDFVRGVQLLGKHGLTFDMCMRPTDISDCVALAEQCPDTQLVLDHCGNGDPKAFRKVSDADKPAAHDASQWRRDIEKLAQRKNVACKISGAMFHAPKGWTTADMAPVVNHCLDSFGMDRVVFGADWPVCLVGGTFARWVGVVAELIASRSAADRQKLWSENAQRVYGLSRS
- a CDS encoding type II toxin-antitoxin system RelE/ParE family toxin; translation: MTFRPKFRPRAWLDLDEICRYYEEQSPGLAARFMNAVRESAQFLSENPTLGQVWQGHRQAPSEYRIWQVRGFPRLIIFFVSQGSTIEVMRVLHAARDLESLFDD
- a CDS encoding type II toxin-antitoxin system ParD family antitoxin, encoding MDQDALNVSLPGFLREFVDAEVAAGGYGSASEYVGELLRRARREKAIDKVDSLLAEALTEPAKEMTDEDWQELRRRSDERIAQRYRDVS
- a CDS encoding co-chaperone GroES, which encodes MAKLNLRPLDDRVVVEPLEAEEMTAGGIVLPDTAKEKPQRGTVVSVGPGKQLDNGQRGKLSVVIGDEVLYGKYTGMEIEVDGRDLKILRETDILAKVVS
- the groL gene encoding chaperonin GroEL (60 kDa chaperone family; promotes refolding of misfolded polypeptides especially under stressful conditions; forms two stacked rings of heptamers to form a barrel-shaped 14mer; ends can be capped by GroES; misfolded proteins enter the barrel where they are refolded when GroES binds); the protein is MAKQLLFEDQARAKMLKGVEKLASAVAVTMGPTGRNVIINKSFGGPTVTKDGVTVSKEVDLEDRFENMGAKLVNEVASKTSDIAGDGTTTATVLARAIFKEGTRNIAAGSNPMSVRRGIDKAVAAAIDHLRSLAKPVSSKQEIAQVGSISANNDPEIGNLLADAMEKVGKDGVITVEEGKGTKTEVEFVEGMQFDKGYISPYFVNRPAEMDSQLEDAYILIHEKKISNLRDLVPLLEKVIQGGKPLLIIAEDVEGDALTALVVNRLRGVLNICAVKAPGFGDRRKAMLGDIAVLTGGTLISEDLGLKLENLTLQHLGRAKQINVDKNNCTIVQGGGKQSDLQARIQQIRNQREATESEYDREKFDERLAKLTGGVAVISVGASSEADMKQTKARIEDALHATRAAVEEGILPGGGVALLRCAEAVEKARASAKGDEKIGVNIVLHSLSAPLKQIANNCGIDGSVVADEVSQKSGNMGYDANKGEYVDMVKAGIIDPLKVVRSALSNAASISALMLTTEALVTNLDKDDKAKNRVEGSVR
- the dnaJ gene encoding molecular chaperone DnaJ, with translation MAKRDYYEVLGVVREASDGDISAAYRKLAIKYHPDKNPGNQEAVIYFKEAAEAYEVLSDQNKRARYDRYGHAGVDGAGSSPHFNDVNDIFQAFGDIFGDSVFGDFFGGGRGRGGRRVARGQDVQCETTLDLLDSARGVTKTIKYSRHVRCTACEGTGAKPGTKPDTCRYCGGHGQVIQSSGIFRVQTTCPACRGAGTTISTPCENCHGEGQTVERVKREVNIPAGVDDQTRLRVSGEGDASPNGGPPGDLYCLIHVQQHPLFERDGMNLICRLPLTYSQAALGATLKVPTLEGPEDLKIPAGSQPGDVLKLRGRGMPDPRRRGTGDLLVELHLEVPRTMTARQEELLRELAEEENANVQPHQKSFLETLRDYFVPTEKPPEPKSEEPKPRKSKDR
- a CDS encoding nucleotide exchange factor GrpE, yielding MSDQEQKLSSDDEANGAENSTAAFEQAMEQLRGDLDDAKERLLRAQAEAENTRKRLRRELDDERRYAALPILGDLLPVVDNVERTVEAAAKVAGAAAVVDGFKMVAQQLSDVLARHHCQRIDALHQPFDPNKHAAIAQQPSAEYPPNTVLLVAQQGYQVHERVLRPAQVIVSRAPDA
- the yhdJ gene encoding adenine-specific DNA-methyltransferase encodes the protein MKKLSNDQATILHGDCLEVLEREVKDESVSLVFADPPYNIGKSFGQFHDKWPSDREYAEWCFQWLAICLRKLKDDGSLYVMSSTQAIPYLDLWLRERCSVLSRIAWHYDSSGVQARRYYGSLYEPILFCVKNPKSYTFNADAIEVEARTGAVRKLIDYRKAAPTPYKTTKVPGNVWYFPRVRYRMEEYEEHPSQKPEALLERIILASSNPRDLILDPFSGTFTTCAVAKRLGRQSIGIEQERQYFKIGVRRLGLAEEVDGEKLQPLSKTYVRKNRKRRALSQNGMLFDD
- a CDS encoding restriction endonuclease, with product MTNSVPRHAFTNQIEQILEKHFGILAADVFTASPLLGYLNHKTRSASRGSKSRGAFANHYALYVLTEDYLANGFGPGGKRHGTYDKYGGARFSDLLNRQRELPFGSKLQNHALNGRLNDEFKKFYPSVEKEPIVRDVAKQGYWIQEDLLVVTVRNREGKRQDLNIAPCVIDIIDAYVAAKCEAFESFIDSCEEISALPETDEKSAIAFIEAQLKPEIDARVFEIVSFSILKAFYGDQRIYWGWTRDNLNEDALVLFKTGRTNANDGGIDFVMRPLGRFFQVTETIDVNKYFLDIDKIQRFPLTFVVKSTDGPAAIQSAIEDQAKSKYKIVAVVKSYMDAIEEIINIPLLVERLQSVIKAGKIRLAMDEIVVQSKVEFNYQDTAEVVDDIDETD